The Longimicrobium sp. genome includes a region encoding these proteins:
- the recO gene encoding DNA repair protein RecO, translating into MALTTTRALVLQSFPYSETSKVLRLYTWDHGVRSVMAKGALRPRSRYGGVLEPFTEGHATFYLKEGRDLHTLSGFDLVQSRQALGRSLVGFSGASLLAELVMRVGTEDPHPGLYQAVANAWDAIADAPTPAEALGASLTGAWSLVSLFGFEPQVDACVLCGGDVAPDEPVRFDAVAGGVACTRCRQAGRVLEAESRAELRGMIRGHVPEGGVGRPGTHRALLRAFLEAQLAHDKPFRSLELFLESAGDARAAPGGDEGPAVA; encoded by the coding sequence CTCACCACCACGCGGGCGCTGGTACTGCAGTCGTTTCCGTACAGTGAAACAAGCAAGGTGCTGCGGCTGTACACGTGGGACCACGGTGTGCGCTCGGTGATGGCCAAGGGCGCGCTGCGCCCCCGCAGCCGCTACGGCGGGGTGCTGGAGCCGTTCACCGAGGGGCACGCCACCTTCTACCTGAAGGAGGGGCGCGACCTGCACACGCTCAGCGGCTTCGACCTGGTGCAGAGCCGGCAGGCGCTGGGGCGCTCACTGGTGGGTTTTTCCGGCGCCTCGCTGCTGGCGGAGCTGGTGATGCGCGTGGGGACGGAAGACCCGCACCCCGGCCTGTACCAGGCGGTCGCGAACGCCTGGGACGCCATCGCCGACGCGCCTACCCCCGCCGAGGCCCTGGGCGCCTCGCTGACGGGCGCGTGGTCGCTGGTGTCGCTCTTCGGCTTCGAGCCGCAGGTGGATGCGTGCGTGCTGTGCGGGGGCGACGTTGCGCCGGACGAGCCGGTGCGGTTCGACGCGGTGGCGGGTGGCGTAGCCTGCACGCGCTGCCGGCAGGCGGGGCGGGTGCTGGAGGCGGAGAGCCGCGCGGAGTTGAGGGGGATGATCCGCGGCCACGTTCCTGAAGGCGGCGTGGGGCGGCCCGGGACGCACCGCGCGCTGCTGCGCGCGTTCCTGGAGGCGCAGCTGGCGCACGACAAGCCGTTCCGCTCGCTGGAGCTGTTCCTGGAGAGCGCCGGAGACGCGCGCGCGGCCCCGGGCGGGGACGAGGGGCCGGCGGTCGCTTGA